One Desulfobulbaceae bacterium genomic region harbors:
- a CDS encoding threonylcarbamoyl-AMP synthase translates to MGSAVLSDGCLPETIIRAAAVIQAGGVVAFPTETYYGLAVDPFNDEALQRLFEIKKRPFCKPILVLINTYKQLPLLVDSIPVQYQNIMEQFWPGPLTLIFPAKAGVSTILTGNTDTVGVRISSNPVAQRLVASTGIPITATSANLSGENPASSPSEVRQQFGEQLDMIIDGGMTRGGCGSTIVGFAAKSLQIIRAGVISASRLGI, encoded by the coding sequence ATGGGTAGTGCTGTGTTGTCAGACGGCTGTTTGCCTGAAACGATTATCCGGGCAGCAGCTGTGATACAGGCAGGTGGTGTCGTTGCTTTTCCCACGGAGACTTATTATGGGCTTGCTGTGGATCCCTTTAATGACGAAGCCTTGCAACGCCTTTTTGAAATCAAGAAAAGACCATTTTGTAAGCCGATTCTTGTTCTTATCAACACTTACAAGCAGTTGCCCTTATTAGTTGATTCCATACCTGTGCAGTATCAAAACATTATGGAACAGTTCTGGCCTGGCCCGCTCACTCTCATTTTTCCTGCTAAAGCAGGTGTCTCGACGATTCTAACCGGCAACACCGATACCGTTGGTGTTCGTATCTCTTCCAATCCCGTAGCCCAAAGGCTGGTGGCTAGTACAGGTATACCGATCACGGCCACCAGCGCTAATTTGTCCGGTGAGAATCCGGCCTCCTCGCCCTCAGAAGTTAGGCAGCAATTTGGTGAACAGTTGGACATGATTATTGACGGGGGAATGACTCGTGGAGGCTGCGGATCTACCATTGTAGGTTTTGCGGCGAAGAGTCTACAGATAATTCGTGCCGGTGTGATTTCTGCCTCTCGCCTTGGCATATGA
- a CDS encoding Hpt domain-containing protein, with protein MADLQWDQSFAFEQSGEDRELLLELLGLLKSSSLSDLEKIKVGLADGDGDAVADAAHSIKGAAASLGVEGLRGVAYDIEKKGRAGLQADIEVGILEDLVGQLDTLTVT; from the coding sequence ATGGCTGATTTGCAGTGGGATCAATCATTTGCTTTTGAACAGTCCGGTGAAGATAGAGAACTGTTGCTGGAGCTGTTGGGCTTGTTGAAAAGCTCTTCATTGTCTGATCTGGAAAAAATAAAAGTAGGCCTGGCCGATGGTGATGGTGACGCGGTGGCAGATGCAGCACACAGTATCAAGGGTGCTGCGGCAAGTCTTGGAGTAGAAGGGCTTCGTGGGGTAGCTTATGATATTGAAAAGAAAGGTAGAGCTGGACTACAGGCTGATATTGAGGTCGGAATTCTGGAAGACCTTGTTGGACAACTGGATACACTCACTGTTACCTGA